From Halotia branconii CENA392, the proteins below share one genomic window:
- a CDS encoding DEAD/DEAH box helicase family protein — translation MLSEEYIKDGKLNEPETIATLINPALHKKGWTEDVIKREVPAGAIRIINGVPQQKRKGRADIVLRLQPSPKKQLVSASVIEAKAEKFSPMLGLEQAKKYALRLHVPFVYSTNGHRFVEYDRITGIISETKQLSEFPDVQNLRDRFEQWLGFKLDEPVAEALLTPYTGGESAVRYYQDAAIRAVLEKIARCEKHNQPKRALLSLATGAGKTRIAVHLLKRIADTGQRVKALFVCDRDELRAQASTAFKNIFGANAAVVDSRNPQKNAQILIATYQTLGVAKDDDNASFLINNYPENYFSHIVIDECHRSAWGKWSNVLTRNPNAVQIGLTATPRQIEVTQETEEVLADKQITANNIEYFGEPVYEYDMLQGVEDGYLAACEIREGRVKIDLKKLAVEDIMARNPVDYDTGLPVTEEQIRKIFKKGRIHTRLMLPNFEKRRCIDLFKYLLETGGAEQKTIIFCNSDRHADLIAITMERIYVKWCEKNNHKRVESYAFKCTDKGGGQELIPDFRGSSRTHFIATTVDLLTTGVDVPVVRNIVFFNQINSPISFYQMVGRGTRLSENKLMFRVYDYTDATKLFGKEFLTKLTTPNQSSSRVTGDSALVVELEDSDDWVEETDGRRFMRSQVDGEDTRISVEEYKEQIAANLVKIIPTVEEFRVCWVNPTKRQELLMQLVNAGVSPREFATVEQLGDYDLYDVLAEIGYGLAPKTKIVRAEAFSYKHADWLNKMPEATAKTVEALVNQFVSGGTEALENPLIFETPKVNRDTLKVLGKPSDVLREIKERIFAAS, via the coding sequence TTGTTGAGCGAGGAATACATCAAAGATGGTAAATTAAACGAACCTGAAACTATCGCTACACTTATTAATCCAGCACTCCACAAAAAAGGCTGGACGGAGGATGTTATTAAACGTGAGGTTCCGGCTGGTGCTATCAGGATTATTAACGGTGTTCCTCAGCAAAAAAGAAAAGGTAGGGCTGATATTGTTTTACGTCTTCAGCCAAGTCCTAAAAAGCAGCTTGTAAGTGCGTCTGTAATTGAAGCAAAAGCTGAGAAATTTTCACCAATGCTTGGACTCGAACAAGCGAAAAAATATGCTCTAAGGCTTCATGTTCCTTTTGTTTATTCTACGAATGGACATAGATTTGTAGAATATGACCGAATTACTGGGATTATTTCGGAAACAAAACAGCTTTCTGAGTTTCCAGATGTACAAAATTTGCGCGATCGCTTTGAGCAATGGTTGGGTTTCAAGTTAGATGAACCTGTTGCTGAAGCGTTGCTGACTCCCTACACTGGGGGTGAATCGGCTGTTCGCTATTATCAAGATGCTGCAATTCGGGCTGTTTTAGAAAAAATTGCGCGATGTGAGAAACACAATCAGCCCAAACGTGCTTTGCTTTCTCTGGCTACGGGAGCGGGTAAAACTCGGATTGCGGTACATTTGTTAAAACGAATTGCAGATACAGGACAAAGGGTAAAGGCGCTTTTTGTATGTGATCGAGACGAACTTCGTGCCCAAGCATCAACAGCTTTTAAGAATATTTTTGGTGCTAATGCTGCGGTTGTAGATTCCAGAAATCCCCAAAAAAATGCTCAAATTCTCATTGCTACTTACCAAACTTTAGGGGTAGCAAAAGATGATGATAACGCGAGTTTCTTAATCAATAACTATCCAGAAAATTACTTCAGTCATATTGTGATTGATGAGTGTCACCGTTCCGCTTGGGGTAAGTGGTCAAATGTTCTGACTCGTAACCCTAATGCTGTGCAAATTGGTTTAACTGCGACACCTAGACAAATTGAAGTTACTCAAGAAACAGAAGAAGTTTTAGCAGATAAGCAGATAACGGCGAATAATATTGAGTATTTTGGCGAGCCTGTCTATGAATACGATATGCTCCAAGGTGTGGAAGATGGCTACTTGGCGGCTTGCGAAATTCGAGAAGGTAGAGTCAAGATTGATTTGAAAAAATTGGCAGTCGAAGATATTATGGCTAGAAATCCTGTAGATTATGACACAGGATTGCCAGTAACAGAAGAACAAATTCGCAAGATTTTTAAAAAAGGGCGTATTCACACCCGATTAATGTTGCCTAATTTTGAGAAGCGTCGTTGTATAGACTTATTTAAGTATTTACTGGAAACAGGTGGAGCGGAGCAAAAAACAATAATTTTTTGTAATAGCGATCGCCACGCTGATTTAATCGCCATAACGATGGAAAGAATTTACGTTAAATGGTGCGAAAAAAATAATCATAAACGGGTTGAAAGCTATGCTTTTAAATGTACTGATAAAGGTGGAGGACAAGAATTAATACCTGATTTTCGCGGTAGTTCGCGGACTCACTTTATTGCGACGACAGTTGATTTATTAACTACTGGTGTCGATGTACCAGTAGTACGTAATATTGTTTTCTTCAATCAAATTAATTCCCCAATCAGTTTTTATCAAATGGTGGGACGGGGAACGCGATTAAGTGAAAATAAATTGATGTTCCGCGTTTACGATTACACTGACGCTACCAAGTTATTTGGGAAAGAATTTCTCACTAAATTAACGACTCCAAATCAAAGTAGCAGCAGAGTCACGGGGGATTCTGCGCTAGTTGTGGAACTTGAGGATAGTGATGATTGGGTTGAAGAAACCGACGGTAGACGCTTTATGCGTTCCCAGGTTGATGGAGAAGATACGAGAATTTCTGTAGAGGAATATAAAGAGCAAATTGCAGCGAATTTGGTCAAAATTATTCCCACTGTCGAAGAGTTTCGCGTTTGCTGGGTAAACCCCACAAAGCGTCAGGAGTTATTGATGCAGTTGGTAAATGCGGGGGTATCACCGAGGGAATTTGCCACTGTGGAACAATTAGGAGACTATGACTTGTATGATGTTTTAGCGGAGATCGGTTATGGCTTGGCTCCTAAAACCAAAATTGTTCGCGCTGAGGCTTTTAGCTACAAGCACGCTGACTGGCTGAACAAAATGCCGGAAGCTACAGCGAAAACTGTTGAGGCTTTAGTAAATCAGTTCGTCAGTGGGGGAACTGAAGCTTTAGAAAATCCCTTAATTTTTGAAACTCCAAAGGTGAATAGGGATACGCTGAAGGTTTTGGGTAAGCCTAGTGATGTGTTGCGGGAAATTAAGGAGAGAATTTTTGCAGCATCATAG
- a CDS encoding carbohydrate ABC transporter permease, whose amino-acid sequence MTENLAGYLFMIPTILVLGTFVVLPILYAVFLSLHKVQLLGGIEYDFIGFRNFNRLIADERVWIALKNTAEYVAIVVPTQTVLALILAVTLNAGIRGKNWWRILYFLPTVTSSAVLTLIFMWIYNTDGLLNDFLAFVGLPTYNWLGDPAVALKGIMIMNIWSTAPFYMVIYLAALQDIPQKLYEAAELDGANGWQKFIYITIPLLKPVTFFVVAVGIIGTFQLFDQSYIFSGGTGGPNNATLTLVLLIYQAVFRNLQMGYAAAIAFLLAAVIIIITLMQQRFFGGERI is encoded by the coding sequence ATGACAGAAAACCTAGCTGGGTATCTGTTTATGATCCCCACCATTCTGGTTTTAGGAACTTTTGTAGTTTTGCCCATTCTCTATGCTGTATTTCTTTCTCTGCACAAAGTCCAACTTCTGGGTGGAATTGAATACGATTTTATTGGCTTTCGCAATTTCAACCGATTAATTGCAGATGAACGAGTTTGGATTGCGTTGAAAAATACGGCAGAGTATGTGGCGATTGTTGTGCCAACTCAAACTGTACTGGCTTTAATTCTGGCAGTCACCCTCAATGCTGGCATTCGCGGTAAGAACTGGTGGCGCATTCTTTACTTTTTGCCCACAGTGACTTCTTCAGCAGTGTTAACGCTAATTTTCATGTGGATTTATAACACTGATGGGCTACTAAATGATTTTTTAGCTTTTGTGGGACTACCTACTTATAACTGGTTGGGAGATCCAGCCGTTGCGCTTAAAGGCATCATGATCATGAATATTTGGTCAACAGCACCGTTTTACATGGTGATTTACTTGGCAGCTTTACAGGATATACCCCAAAAGCTTTATGAAGCAGCAGAACTTGACGGGGCAAATGGATGGCAAAAGTTTATTTATATTACTATTCCTTTGCTTAAGCCTGTAACCTTTTTTGTGGTAGCTGTAGGGATAATTGGGACGTTTCAATTATTTGATCAGTCTTATATTTTCTCTGGCGGTACTGGCGGGCCAAATAACGCGACTTTAACTTTGGTGCTATTAATTTATCAAGCTGTATTTCGCAATTTACAAATGGGATATGCAGCTGCGATCGCATTTTTACTAGCAGCGGTAATCATTATCATCACCTTGATGCAGCAGCGATTTTTTGGAGGTGAAAGAATTTAA
- a CDS encoding carbohydrate ABC transporter permease produces the protein MNISRVSWPKVLLYVLLTIYAFITLIPFLWALSASFKPLSEIVSGEPNFLPKNFTLNNYRQIFVQEPLFWRWLFNSVIIAVSVTLLNLLFNSMAGYALARLHFVGKRFWFFVILAVLAVPAQITLIPTFLILKAIGWLNSYQGMIVPSMINATFIFMMRQFFVNFPKELEEAAQLDGLNTFGIFRHIVLPLAKPALAAQAIFVFMGSWNNFLLPVVILFDPEMFTLPLGLNTFKGQYISYWNYIMAASMIFTLPALGIYAFFNRYFIQSATFTGGKG, from the coding sequence ATGAATATTTCTCGTGTTTCCTGGCCAAAAGTACTGTTGTATGTCTTACTAACTATTTATGCTTTCATTACCCTAATTCCTTTCTTGTGGGCGCTTTCGGCATCATTTAAACCCCTATCAGAAATTGTCAGCGGGGAACCTAATTTCTTACCCAAAAATTTTACTCTTAATAATTATCGGCAAATCTTTGTGCAAGAACCGTTGTTTTGGCGCTGGCTATTTAACAGTGTGATTATTGCCGTTAGCGTTACATTATTAAATTTGCTATTCAACTCAATGGCAGGTTATGCCTTAGCGAGATTGCACTTTGTGGGTAAGCGTTTTTGGTTCTTTGTAATTTTGGCAGTATTAGCAGTCCCAGCCCAGATTACGTTAATTCCGACATTTTTAATTTTAAAAGCGATCGGCTGGTTAAATTCTTATCAAGGTATGATTGTACCCAGTATGATTAATGCCACTTTCATTTTTATGATGCGGCAGTTTTTTGTCAATTTTCCTAAAGAACTAGAAGAAGCTGCTCAACTTGATGGTTTAAATACCTTTGGCATTTTCCGGCATATTGTTTTACCTTTAGCAAAACCAGCATTAGCAGCACAAGCAATTTTTGTGTTTATGGGTAGTTGGAATAATTTCTTGCTGCCTGTAGTAATTTTGTTTGACCCAGAAATGTTTACTCTACCATTAGGGTTGAATACTTTCAAAGGTCAATATATTAGTTATTGGAATTATATTATGGCAGCTTCGATGATATTTACCCTACCTGCTTTAGGAATTTACGCCTTTTTTAACCGCTATTTTATTCAAAGTGCGACATTTACAGGTGGCAAAGGTTAA
- a CDS encoding polynucleotide kinase-phosphatase, producing MKITIPELSLIILIGASGSGKSTFAHKHFQPFEILSSDFCRGLVSNNENSQSATKDAFEVLRFIAEKRLAAAKLTVIDATNVQMEDRKPLLQMARQYHCFAIAIVLDLPEELCHERNQQRSDRSFGSHVVRRHTQMLRRSLRNLEKEGFRYVYTLNSLEKIESVEIERQPLWNNLKHEHGPFDIIGDIHGCCDELEVLLQQLGYEKGIGEELSSTLWNAPTYQHPQGRKVVFLGDLVDRGTRILDTVKLVRNMVNAGTALCVPGNHENKLLRKLRGKNVRVNHGLEQTLNEIEALPDQVREPFTKELQKFLDSLISHYLLDDGRLVVAHAGMKQEMQGRGSGAVREFALYGESTGEIDEFGLPIRYNWAGEYRGEAMVVYGHTPVPEAEWLNNTIDIDTGCVFGGKLTALRYPEKELVSVAAARVYCEPIKPLVENATTRTSQQELDDVLYIDDVLGKRIINTRLKSNITIREENAIAALEVMSRFATNPKWLIYLPPTMSPVETSQLTGFLEHPTQAFLYYQNPGITEVVCEEKHMGSRAVVIICRDVAAAEKRFGVVDEGIGICYTRTGRRFFDDSALEAEFLARVNAALFQSDFWSEFQTDWVCLDCELMPWSAKAQGLLREQYAPVGVASRVALNDAVSLLQQASDRGVEISTQLAHYQQRAEMAHQYVNAYRRYCWPVTDISELKLAPFHILATENAVHIDKDHRWHLEQIAKICHSDPALLLATAYKVINLTDPSSQAEGVHWWEKLTEVGGEGMVVKPMDFIVQGSRGIVQPAVKCRGQEYLRIIYGPEYSTPANLQRLRQRGLSHKRSLAMREFALGVEALERFVAHSPLRRVHECVFGILALESEPVDPRL from the coding sequence ATGAAAATTACTATTCCCGAACTATCCCTAATTATCCTCATCGGTGCTTCTGGTTCCGGTAAATCGACTTTTGCCCATAAGCACTTTCAACCTTTTGAAATTTTATCTTCAGACTTTTGTCGAGGATTAGTTTCCAATAACGAAAATAGCCAATCTGCAACCAAAGATGCCTTTGAAGTCCTACGCTTCATTGCCGAAAAGCGACTAGCAGCAGCAAAACTAACAGTTATTGATGCAACTAACGTACAAATGGAAGACCGCAAACCCTTACTGCAAATGGCACGGCAGTATCATTGTTTTGCGATCGCCATTGTTCTCGACCTACCAGAAGAATTATGCCACGAACGTAACCAACAAAGAAGCGATCGCTCCTTTGGTTCTCATGTCGTGCGTCGTCATACCCAAATGTTGCGGCGTTCTCTACGGAATTTAGAAAAAGAAGGCTTTCGCTATGTCTACACTCTCAACTCTTTAGAGAAAATCGAATCTGTTGAAATTGAGCGTCAGCCTCTTTGGAATAACCTCAAGCACGAACACGGCCCCTTTGACATCATCGGAGATATTCACGGCTGTTGCGATGAACTCGAAGTCTTACTTCAACAGTTAGGCTACGAAAAGGGCATAGGGGAAGAATTATCTTCTACACTTTGGAATGCCCCTACTTACCAACATCCCCAAGGACGTAAAGTGGTTTTTCTAGGCGATTTGGTAGACCGGGGAACGCGCATTTTAGATACAGTTAAGCTGGTGCGAAACATGGTTAACGCAGGTACAGCCCTCTGTGTTCCTGGTAATCATGAAAACAAACTTTTGCGGAAACTACGCGGTAAAAATGTCAGAGTTAATCATGGGTTAGAGCAAACCCTGAATGAAATTGAAGCTTTACCCGACCAAGTACGGGAACCCTTCACCAAAGAACTGCAAAAATTTCTGGATTCTCTAATTAGTCATTACCTTTTAGATGACGGACGGTTAGTAGTTGCACACGCTGGGATGAAACAGGAAATGCAGGGACGGGGGTCTGGTGCTGTGCGCGAGTTTGCCCTTTATGGCGAAAGCACTGGCGAAATTGATGAATTTGGCTTACCCATCCGTTATAACTGGGCGGGAGAATATCGGGGTGAAGCAATGGTGGTTTACGGACATACCCCTGTACCCGAAGCAGAATGGTTGAACAACACTATTGATATTGATACAGGCTGCGTCTTTGGCGGCAAATTAACAGCCCTGCGCTATCCAGAAAAGGAATTAGTGAGTGTAGCTGCTGCTCGTGTATATTGTGAACCGATAAAACCTTTAGTAGAGAACGCAACCACCCGCACATCCCAACAGGAACTAGATGATGTTTTGTACATTGATGATGTGTTAGGTAAGCGCATCATTAACACCCGACTGAAATCTAACATTACCATTCGAGAAGAGAATGCGATCGCAGCTTTGGAGGTAATGAGCCGTTTTGCTACTAATCCCAAATGGTTGATTTACCTGCCGCCTACGATGTCTCCGGTAGAAACATCACAATTAACAGGTTTTTTAGAGCATCCCACCCAAGCTTTTCTCTACTATCAAAATCCGGGAATCACGGAAGTCGTTTGTGAAGAAAAACACATGGGTTCACGAGCAGTAGTGATCATTTGTCGAGATGTAGCAGCTGCCGAGAAACGGTTTGGTGTAGTAGATGAGGGAATCGGTATCTGTTACACTCGCACGGGACGGAGGTTTTTTGATGATTCTGCATTGGAGGCAGAATTTTTAGCGCGGGTAAATGCAGCCCTTTTCCAAAGCGACTTTTGGTCAGAATTTCAAACCGATTGGGTGTGTTTAGACTGTGAATTGATGCCCTGGTCAGCCAAAGCTCAAGGGCTACTGCGAGAACAGTACGCACCGGTGGGAGTGGCATCACGGGTTGCCCTTAATGATGCTGTTAGTTTACTACAACAAGCAAGCGATCGCGGCGTAGAAATTAGTACCCAACTCGCTCATTATCAACAACGTGCAGAGATGGCGCATCAGTATGTCAATGCCTACCGTCGTTACTGCTGGCCTGTCACCGATATCTCTGAACTAAAACTAGCTCCTTTCCATATCTTGGCAACTGAAAACGCCGTCCACATCGACAAAGACCATCGCTGGCATTTAGAGCAAATAGCCAAAATCTGTCATTCCGACCCTGCCTTGCTTTTAGCTACCGCCTATAAAGTGATCAATTTGACTGACCCCAGCAGTCAAGCAGAGGGGGTTCATTGGTGGGAAAAACTTACTGAAGTGGGGGGTGAAGGTATGGTTGTCAAACCTATGGATTTCATCGTTCAAGGTAGTCGGGGTATTGTCCAACCTGCGGTGAAGTGTCGCGGACAAGAATATCTGCGGATTATTTATGGCCCTGAATATTCCACCCCAGCGAATTTGCAGCGTCTGCGTCAACGTGGGTTATCACACAAGCGTTCTTTGGCTATGCGTGAATTTGCTCTTGGTGTTGAAGCATTAGAGCGATTTGTCGCCCATAGTCCTTTGCGCCGTGTGCATGAATGCGTTTTCGGCATTTTAGCATTAGAAAGCGAACCCGTCGATCCGCGACTTTAA